The DNA region CGCCGTGGATGATTACCGGCCGGCTCGGCGGGTGATGCAGCGGGCGACGGTGTTGGGGGATGTGCCGTTTTTTCGGTAATCCAGGGAGTTTTTTTACTAACTTTGATGGCCCCTTCGCGAGCAAGCCCGCTCCCACATTAGACCGCGTTCTTACTGAACAACTCGGTCTAATGTGGGAGCGGGCTTGCTCGCGAAAGCGGTCTGTCAGGCGCCAAAGGATCCAGCGCCGAACACTTACTCAGCCGTCGACGGCTTCTCCCAAAGATTGACCCCGCCCTCTTGGGCAAACCGGTCAATTTCCGCCAGCTCTTCGGCACTAAAGCTCAAATTTTTCAACGCCCCGACGTTCTCGATAATCTGCTCGGGCCGGCTCGCACCGATCAGCGCCGACGTCACGCGAGGATCGCGTAGCGTCCACGCCAATGCCAGCTGCGCCAGGCTCTGACCGCGACGCTTGGCGATCTCATTCAGCGCACGCACATGAGCGATGTTGGCTTCGGACAGGTGCGCCGTCTGCAACGAACCACCCCCCGGACGATTGACCCGCGCATCAGCCGGCACACCATTCAGGTACTTGTCGGTCAACAACCCCTGAGCCAGCGGCGTAAACGCAATCACGCCCGTCCCGAGTTCGTCCGTCGTATCCAGCAGGTCTTTTTCCACCCATCGATTGAGCAGGTTGTAAGCCGGTTGGTGAATCAGCAACGGGACTTTCCACTCTTTCAGCAGCGCGGCCATTTCACGGGTTTTAACCCCCGAGTACGAGGAGATACCGATGTACAACGCCTTGCCCTGTTGTACCGCGGTGGCCAGTGCGCTGGCGGTTTCTTCCAGCGGCGTGTCCGGGTCGAAGCGGTGGGAATAGAAGATGTCCACGTAGTCCAGGCCCAGGCGCTGCAGGCTCTGATCAAGGCTGGCCAGCACGTATTTGCGCGAACCGCCGCCCTGACCATAAGGGCCGGCCCACATGTCCCAACCGGCCTTGCTGGAGATAATCAGCTCGTCGCGATACTGCTTGAAGTCTTCACGCAGCAAACGACCGAAATTGATCTCGGCGCTGCCATACGGAGGGCCGTAGTTGTTGGCCAGGTCAAAATGGTTGATGCCAAGATCAAACGCGGTACGCAGCAACGATCGCTGAGTGTCGATCGGCGTGCTGTCGCCGAAGTTGTGCCACAGGCCCAGAGACAGTGCCGGCAGCACCAGCCCGCTGCGACCGACGCGGCGGTAAGGGATGGAGTCGTAGCGGTTTTCGGCAGCGGTGTAGGTCATCGAATCCTCTCTTGTCTGTCTTGAAGTTGGTATCGACTGCTTCGCAAGTTGCCCAGCATACGCCCAGACAAACGCCGATGGACCTTGGACTCGAGAAAATGCTGAAACGTTTCACAACATTTACGCCGACAACTCACGCAGGGCGGCGGCAGCCAAAAAGCCAGACCTTGAGCTGTACCGCTGATCCCGCCTGACTGTTTGATCGATACGTTCAAGCAACTGCTCAGGCAGTGTGGCATTGAAGCGCACCGACTTTCCGAAGTAAGGCGTGATATCAAATTCGACCACCCCCCACACGCCGCCCGCGAAATCAGGGTTATCAAGATGAGCGTCAATCTCACGCACCTGCGGCAGTGGATCGCCATCGGCCACCAAGCCTTCGTAGTGCAACGACAGCGCTTCCTTCACGTTTTCAAATGCCTGCGCCACAGTACCGCCTGCGGAGAAGCAACCCGGCACGTCCGGGATAATTACTCCGTATTCTGAGTCGGCATCCTTGTGCAGAACGACCGGGAATTTCATTTCGGTAAGTCCTTCCTGTGATGTGGCCCGCTTGGGGCTTTCGTATTCGGTGTCGGGTCTCATTTCAGACCCGCCTGTTTCAATATGCTGTTGATCGTTCCTTTCGGAAGATCCGAGTCCGGGTGCTTTATCGTCACCCTGCCTGGCTTGCACGGATGCTTGTACTGATGATGGCTGCCTTTCACGGCCACCAGATACCAACCATCCTCCTCGATCATCCTGATCATTTCCCGACTTCGCATCACCTTCGTCCTTGTGGGCAGCATCTGCTGCGCACACTACGCGACGAAGCTTCATGTCAATACACACCATACACACCCTGATAAATATTAGCCTATCGTGCATCGGCCTGATTTCCCTATAGACCAGCGGCTACTGTGCCCCCGCAAACACGTCCCCCAACCAATCCACAAACACCCGAACCCGTGGCGACATGTGTCGGTTGTGCGGATACAACACCGAAACCGGCATCGGCGGTGGCGGCGTGTCGATCAAGACTTCCTGCACCAAGCCCTGGGAAATCTGCGTTTCCATTCGGTAATACGGACATTGGATCAGCCCCAACCCGGCAATCGCCGACGCCGCATAAATTTCCGCGCCGAATACTGAAAGCGCCCCATCGATGGCGACTTCCTTCAGCTCGCCATCAACCATGAATTCGAAAGGAAATAACTTGGCAGTCGTGCGCGAAACGTAGTTAACGGCACGATGATGTTTCAGGTCGTCGAGGCTTTTCGGTTCGCCGTATTTGCGCAGGTACGCGGGACTGGCGCAGGTGATTTGGCGCAGGTTGGCGACGCGGCGGCCGATCAGCGCAGAGTCGCCCAAGGTGCCGGCCCGCAGCACGCAGTCGACACCTTCGGCGATCAGGTCGACAAAGCGGTCGGCCTCGCTGATGGACAGTTCGATGTCCGGGTAGCGCGCCATGAACTGTGGCAATGCCGGGATGACGAAGTGCTTGGCCAGCGTGCCGTGCAGATCGACGCGTAACCGCCCTTTCGGCGCCACCCCGCGAAACGCCAGTTCAGCTTCTTCCAACTCTGCCAGCAATTGCACACAACGCAGGTAATACGCCTCGCCATCCAGCGTAGGACGCACCTTACGAGTGCTTCGCTCCAGTAAACGCGTACCGAGCCAGGCTTCGAATTGATTCAGCGTGTGGGTCAGCGTCGCCCGCGGCCCTGCGTGAAGCCGCCACCCGTCTGAACGCTGGCGGGCGGATCATCAACGTCTCCAGCAGCACCGTCGGCATGAACCTGCCGGGCTATGCGGTGTACATCGCCAGCAAAGCGGCAGTGGAGTCCTTGACCCAGGTGTTCGCCAAGGAAATGCGCGGTCGCAGTATCACCGTCAATGCCGTGGCCCCCGGTCCGGTGGCTACCGACCTGTTCCTGCACGGCAAGAGCGAAGAGCAGATCCAGACCTTCGCCAAGATGCCTCCGCTGGAACGTTTGGCTCAGCCGGAAGATATCTCCCGTGTTGTGTCCTTCCTGGTGGGCCCGGAATCGGGCTGGGTCAACGGGCAAATCCTGCGGGTCAATGGCGGGTTGGTTTAACTATGCTCAACCTGATACCGAGGTGACCCCAATCGCGAGCAGGCTCGCTCCCACAAAGATCACCGAGAACCCTGTGGGAGCGAGCCTGCTCGCGAAGGCGGCTATACAGGCAGCACACATCTAAAGGACGGATACACCATGCACACCACGATCATCATCACCTTCGGCCTGGTCCTCCTGGCGCTGATGCTGTTCATCGGCGAGAAAATCGGCTTCAGCCGCCAGACCCTGACCTACAGCTTTGTCGTGCTGTGGCTGGCACTGACGTTGATCAACGGCGCGGTCGGCATGGTCAATGCCGGTCAGCCGTTGAGCACCGAACTGGTGGTCGGCAGCGCCGTGTTCGGTGTGCCGGTGGCGGCGCTGGTGCTGTTCATGGTGTTGAGCGCCGAGACCTGAAAAAGGCTCGGCGCCACCGGTTCTCGATCAACGCACCAAATGCAAAAACTGCATGTGCCGTTCGTACTGATCGAGGATGTCGTTGATGATCTGCTCCTTGGTGTAACCCACCAGATCGTAGTCCTGACTGCCCTCTGCAAGATGCACTTCAGCCCGGTAATAACGACGGTTGTTGAGTTCCTTGGAACCCATGCCGCCACGGGCAAACGACGGCGTGAAATAGCCACGCATCTGCACTTGATAGATAAACGGATGCTCCTCGCCGTGACCGATTTCCAGGCTGACGTTGTCGTTGGTCGGGTCCGGCTGAGTGACCACGTTCAAGCCCTTCTCGACGAACACCGCCGAGACTTCTTCAATCGCCGGACGCACCGTCGTATCGAGGAAGCGATAGACCTCATCCCGTGACGGGAAATGCACGGCCTGACTCAGGCGTTGACGCCAGCCGCCACGCCGCGATCCGGATACCGGTGCCAGCGAATGCAGTTGCGCGATCTGCTTCTGCGACTCCAGGTAGAACGCCTTGTGCAGCCCCCACATCATCAGCAGCAAGATCATCGAGAACGGCAACGAGGTCAGCACCACCGCGGACTTCAGCGCATCGATGCTGCCGGAAAACAGCAGCGCGCTGGTCACCAGCGCCGTCATTGCGCCCCAGAACACCCGAAGCCATTTCGGCCCGTCTTCATCGGGATTGCCGCCCTTGGCAGACAGCGTCGACAGCACCACGGTGCCGGAGTCGGCAGACGTCACGAAGAACACGAAACTGATGAACACCGTGACCGCGATGACGGTTTTGCTCCACGGGTAGGTTTCCAGCAGCAAGTAGAGGGTCATCGACGGGTTATCGATGGCCGACATGCCGAGGGCGCTCATGCCGTGATTGAGGACTTGATCGATGGCGCTGTTGCCGAAGATCGACATCCACGCGAGGGTGAAGCCGAGCGGAATCAACAGCACGCCGAAGACGAATTCGCGGATGGTCCGGCCACGGGAAATCCGTGCGATGAACAGGCCCACGAACGGCGACCATGCGATCCACCAAGCCCAGTAGAACACCGTCCAACCGCCCAGCCAGTCGCTCGGTTTGTCGTAGGCGTACAGGTCGAAACTCTTCATCGGCAAGGCGCCGAGGTAGTCACCGATGTTCTGGATCAGAGTGTTGAGCAGGTGCTGGGTCGGGCCGGCGAACAATACGAACAGCAGCAGCGCGCAGGCCAGCAGCATATTGATGTCGGACATCACCCGCACGCCTTTATCGACACCGGACACCGCAACGATGATCGCCGCGCCCATCATCAGCGTGATCAGGCCGACCTGAATCCACTGGGTGTGAGCGATGCCGAACAGGTAGTCCAGACCCGAGTTGAGGTGCAACACACCAAAGCCCATGTCAGCACCGAGGCCGAACACTGTGGCGATGATGCCGAAGCCGTCCACCGCGTAACCGATGGGGCCGTTGATGCGCTTGCCGATCAGCGGATAGAGCGCCGAACGCAGGGCCAGCGGCAGGTTGTGACGGTAGGCAAAATAAGCCAGCGCCATGCCGACGAAAGCGAACACACCCCAGCCGTGCAGGCCCCAGTGCAGAAACAGAATCTGCATTGCCTGACGCGCCGCATCCGCCGTGCCCGCTTCGCCTTGCGGGGGTTGCGCCAAGTGGGTCAGCGGTTCGGATACGCAAAAGAAAAACAGCGTGATGCTGATG from Pseudomonas sp. ACM7 includes:
- the mgrA gene encoding L-glyceraldehyde 3-phosphate reductase codes for the protein MTYTAAENRYDSIPYRRVGRSGLVLPALSLGLWHNFGDSTPIDTQRSLLRTAFDLGINHFDLANNYGPPYGSAEINFGRLLREDFKQYRDELIISSKAGWDMWAGPYGQGGGSRKYVLASLDQSLQRLGLDYVDIFYSHRFDPDTPLEETASALATAVQQGKALYIGISSYSGVKTREMAALLKEWKVPLLIHQPAYNLLNRWVEKDLLDTTDELGTGVIAFTPLAQGLLTDKYLNGVPADARVNRPGGGSLQTAHLSEANIAHVRALNEIAKRRGQSLAQLALAWTLRDPRVTSALIGASRPEQIIENVGALKNLSFSAEELAEIDRFAQEGGVNLWEKPSTAE
- a CDS encoding type II toxin-antitoxin system HicB family antitoxin, coding for MRPDTEYESPKRATSQEGLTEMKFPVVLHKDADSEYGVIIPDVPGCFSAGGTVAQAFENVKEALSLHYEGLVADGDPLPQVREIDAHLDNPDFAGGVWGVVEFDITPYFGKSVRFNATLPEQLLERIDQTVRRDQRYSSRSGFLAAAALRELSA
- a CDS encoding type II toxin-antitoxin system HicA family toxin, giving the protein MRSREMIRMIEEDGWYLVAVKGSHHQYKHPCKPGRVTIKHPDSDLPKGTINSILKQAGLK
- the betT gene encoding choline transporter BetT, which produces MNPPVFYFSATFILLFGIIVIAMPEQAGAWLLEAQNWAANTVGWYYMLAMTLYLVFVVVTALSGYGKIKLGADHDEPEFSYLSWAGMLFAAGISITLFFFCVSEPLTHLAQPPQGEAGTADAARQAMQILFLHWGLHGWGVFAFVGMALAYFAYRHNLPLALRSALYPLIGKRINGPIGYAVDGFGIIATVFGLGADMGFGVLHLNSGLDYLFGIAHTQWIQVGLITLMMGAAIIVAVSGVDKGVRVMSDINMLLACALLLFVLFAGPTQHLLNTLIQNIGDYLGALPMKSFDLYAYDKPSDWLGGWTVFYWAWWIAWSPFVGLFIARISRGRTIREFVFGVLLIPLGFTLAWMSIFGNSAIDQVLNHGMSALGMSAIDNPSMTLYLLLETYPWSKTVIAVTVFISFVFFVTSADSGTVVLSTLSAKGGNPDEDGPKWLRVFWGAMTALVTSALLFSGSIDALKSAVVLTSLPFSMILLLMMWGLHKAFYLESQKQIAQLHSLAPVSGSRRGGWRQRLSQAVHFPSRDEVYRFLDTTVRPAIEEVSAVFVEKGLNVVTQPDPTNDNVSLEIGHGEEHPFIYQVQMRGYFTPSFARGGMGSKELNNRRYYRAEVHLAEGSQDYDLVGYTKEQIINDILDQYERHMQFLHLVR